One region of Desulfovibrio intestinalis genomic DNA includes:
- a CDS encoding SulP family inorganic anion transporter: MRLTGIFPFLTTLKTYSPRDFKADLMAAVTVTPMAVPQAMAYAIIAGVHPQYGIYACMLPVILAALWGSSRFMAAGPTNAISMVIFSTMATVSVGGVYISSMPEEVRMTYIFGLALFCGLIQVGMGLARLGDLANFISHSVMVAFTTGAALLIGMGQLKTVLGIPGPKQAGFFFQIFDVLHGLPQANYWCAALAGLTILLAISFKRISRRFPASLAALAVVTAIAWLFRADQYGVPLVGAIPSIIPPLSVPPAFDLAAVRDLFMPALALALLGTVESLAIGKQLASVKNDNFDGSQELIGQGLGNMAAGITSGIPGCGSFTRSALMVTSGGRTRMGTVFSGILALPMLFALAPFISWLPLPALGGILLIIAARMIDIEAIRLCLVATRIDRIVLSMTFASTLIFDLEKAIFIGVLLSLVLFIYKTAHPRVRRLRANDPLLRDAPAGLPEGIAVYVIEGTLFFGAIHELERQLYEEDEEPARLVVLHLSRVFWLDASGAHALSQFVERCYARSIPVILVVGSRAVSRILERTGILEHLSNGFVAETTNDGLRQAASLLDRVTCRDGQCVYPVPGLAVQAASSGATASSQAGIVTSSTGDGSEGEEEEPPVLNATEAGAAASTVPTQIDQMPLDVREEAKAEESHATGEASEADQADGASVEAAQSSSAPSRAGDDAPDLSGENAPGLAETQAAPQSGVTGMPDQVAEASITIVGPRPPAPFAGTDELQGPAMPAGESETPKK, from the coding sequence ATGCGCCTGACGGGCATCTTTCCTTTTCTGACGACACTAAAGACATACTCACCACGTGATTTCAAGGCAGACCTCATGGCTGCCGTCACAGTCACGCCCATGGCCGTTCCACAGGCTATGGCCTATGCCATTATTGCGGGCGTGCACCCGCAATACGGCATCTACGCGTGTATGCTGCCCGTCATTCTGGCGGCTCTGTGGGGATCGTCGCGCTTCATGGCCGCCGGGCCCACCAACGCCATTTCAATGGTGATCTTTTCCACTATGGCCACGGTGAGCGTGGGCGGCGTATACATCAGCAGTATGCCGGAAGAAGTGCGCATGACCTACATTTTCGGTCTTGCACTCTTTTGCGGGCTCATACAGGTGGGCATGGGGCTGGCGCGGTTGGGCGACCTTGCCAACTTTATTTCGCATTCGGTTATGGTGGCCTTTACCACAGGTGCGGCCCTGCTTATCGGCATGGGGCAGCTCAAAACGGTTCTCGGCATACCCGGTCCCAAGCAGGCGGGCTTTTTTTTCCAGATATTCGACGTGCTGCATGGGTTGCCGCAGGCCAATTACTGGTGCGCGGCGCTGGCTGGCCTGACCATTTTATTGGCCATAAGTTTCAAGCGTATTTCACGCCGCTTTCCCGCCTCGCTGGCCGCTTTGGCCGTAGTGACGGCCATTGCGTGGCTTTTCAGGGCAGACCAGTACGGCGTTCCCCTTGTGGGAGCCATCCCCAGTATTATCCCGCCGCTGTCTGTGCCTCCTGCCTTTGATCTCGCCGCCGTGCGCGACCTCTTTATGCCCGCACTGGCTCTGGCCCTGCTGGGTACGGTTGAATCTCTGGCCATCGGCAAGCAGCTTGCCAGCGTCAAGAACGACAATTTTGACGGCAGCCAGGAACTCATAGGCCAGGGGCTTGGCAACATGGCCGCAGGCATCACCTCCGGCATACCGGGCTGCGGTTCCTTTACGCGCAGCGCGCTCATGGTCACATCAGGCGGCCGCACCCGCATGGGCACGGTCTTTTCGGGCATACTGGCCTTGCCAATGCTCTTTGCCCTGGCCCCGTTCATCTCATGGTTGCCCTTGCCTGCCCTGGGCGGCATTTTGCTCATTATCGCTGCACGAATGATCGACATCGAGGCCATACGCCTGTGCCTTGTGGCCACGCGCATTGACCGCATCGTGCTGTCAATGACCTTTGCCTCCACCCTTATTTTCGACCTTGAAAAAGCCATTTTCATCGGTGTGCTGCTGTCTTTGGTGCTCTTCATTTATAAGACCGCCCACCCGCGCGTGCGGCGGCTGCGCGCCAACGACCCGCTGCTGCGCGACGCCCCCGCCGGGCTGCCCGAAGGCATCGCCGTGTATGTCATTGAAGGCACGCTCTTTTTCGGCGCTATCCACGAGCTGGAACGCCAGCTCTATGAGGAAGACGAAGAGCCCGCCCGCCTTGTGGTGCTGCACCTGAGCCGCGTTTTCTGGCTGGACGCCTCCGGCGCGCACGCCCTGTCGCAATTTGTTGAGCGCTGCTACGCCCGCAGCATCCCTGTTATCCTTGTGGTGGGCAGCCGGGCCGTGAGCCGCATCCTTGAACGCACGGGCATACTTGAGCACCTCAGCAACGGCTTTGTGGCCGAGACCACCAATGACGGGCTGCGTCAGGCGGCCTCCCTTCTGGACCGGGTCACCTGCCGTGACGGCCAGTGCGTCTATCCTGTGCCCGGCCTCGCGGTTCAGGCGGCGTCATCCGGTGCAACGGCGTCTTCACAGGCTGGCATTGTCACCTCCTCTACCGGGGATGGCAGTGAGGGCGAAGAAGAGGAACCGCCAGTTCTTAACGCAACAGAGGCTGGAGCTGCAGCCAGTACCGTACCCACGCAGATTGACCAGATGCCGCTGGATGTTCGCGAAGAGGCAAAGGCAGAAGAATCCCACGCCACTGGTGAAGCAAGCGAAGCGGATCAGGCAGATGGCGCGAGCGTGGAAGCTGCCCAAAGCAGCAGCGCACCCAGCAGGGCGGGCGACGACGCCCCTGACCTTTCGGGTGAAAACGCGCCCGGCCTGGCAGAAACGCAGGCAGCCCCCCAATCTGGCGTGACCGGAATGCCCGATCAGGTTGCCGAAGCCAGTATTACCATTGTCGGGCCGCGCCCTCCTGCGCCCTTTGCCGGAACAGATGAACTGCAAGGCCCGGCCATGCCCGCCGGAGAATCCGAAACCCCGAAAAAATAG
- a CDS encoding tRNA-dihydrouridine synthase, with the protein MSKAFSLPPCPCNPPSLPIGREHPWLAPLAGYSDLPFRLLCREYGAAVCVTEMVSAKGLVYESPGTNELLMSLPEDQPLVVQLFGAEASFLSRAVSLLREAGYGWFDLNMGCSVSKVLRQGAGAAMLGDTDNILEVARAMLAAAGPGRVGFKLRLGLDDARPVLPDLALRLEDAGAGWLVLHPRTARQGFGGTAQWQALADLAPRLSIPLMASGDLFSAADGMACLEQTGVAGLMYARGAMHNPAIFADHAALCAGRQPQIQDADGLKAMILRHMELAQLHCPGKAAIWKMRSVVPRYVRSLPGARALRQELCRCSSWEELEEALDRCLTV; encoded by the coding sequence GTGAGCAAGGCCTTTTCTCTGCCCCCCTGCCCCTGCAACCCGCCAAGCCTGCCCATAGGCCGGGAGCATCCCTGGCTGGCCCCGTTGGCCGGATACAGCGACTTGCCCTTTCGCCTGCTCTGCCGCGAATACGGGGCCGCCGTCTGCGTGACGGAAATGGTCAGCGCCAAGGGGCTGGTCTATGAAAGTCCCGGCACCAACGAACTGTTGATGAGCCTGCCCGAAGACCAGCCGCTGGTGGTACAGCTTTTTGGAGCCGAAGCCTCCTTTCTGAGCCGGGCTGTCAGCCTGTTGCGTGAAGCCGGGTACGGCTGGTTTGACCTCAACATGGGCTGCTCTGTTTCAAAGGTGCTGCGTCAGGGCGCGGGCGCTGCAATGCTTGGTGATACAGACAACATCCTTGAGGTGGCCCGAGCCATGCTGGCCGCCGCCGGGCCGGGAAGGGTGGGCTTCAAGCTGCGTCTGGGCCTGGACGACGCGCGCCCCGTATTGCCAGATTTGGCACTGCGGTTGGAAGACGCGGGCGCTGGCTGGCTGGTGCTGCACCCGCGCACGGCCCGTCAGGGCTTTGGCGGCACAGCCCAGTGGCAGGCGCTGGCAGATCTGGCCCCGCGGCTGTCCATTCCGCTGATGGCCAGCGGCGACCTGTTCAGCGCCGCCGACGGCATGGCCTGCCTGGAACAGACAGGCGTTGCCGGGCTTATGTACGCACGCGGGGCCATGCACAACCCGGCCATTTTTGCCGACCATGCAGCCCTTTGCGCGGGCAGGCAGCCGCAAATTCAGGATGCAGACGGACTCAAGGCCATGATTTTACGCCATATGGAGCTTGCCCAGCTGCACTGCCCCGGCAAAGCGGCCATATGGAAAATGCGCAGCGTCGTGCCGCGTTACGTTCGCTCCTTGCCCGGTGCACGGGCGCTGCGGCAGGAACTCTGCCGCTGCTCAAGCTGGGAAGAGCTTGAAGAAGCACTGGACAGATGCCTGACTGTTTGA